In the genome of Microplitis demolitor isolate Queensland-Clemson2020A chromosome 5, iyMicDemo2.1a, whole genome shotgun sequence, the window ACAAAGCTTCCAAAAGTCCCAAACaagaaagttaatttttttaaaattcctcaCAAAAACTtttcacttcaaattttaaaatttgaatttcccgccttgaaaatattttttttttgcccgacgatttttaaaaattattaataacttcaaaaaaaattcaaatttttccaactcattattgatatatttgtatgtatatatatatatatatatttttttttttaaattacaggtACAGTTACGTCTGTTATTGGATTTACGGGATGTGTCGGTGCACTCAGGGAAAATACTTGTCTTCTTGcaacagtaaaataaattataaatttaaactaaaaattcaaatttactagaaaattgatactcattattatttttatagtacgCAATATTTTTGGGGACATTATTGCTGGTAGAAATGACAATCGGAGTGCTTGGATTTATCTTCAAAGACtgggtaaataatattatactaATTTAAGCACGCGCAGAATTTCCCGTGGATTAATTgcattattcaaatatatacatagtatatatgtatatatatttttttactaatttactaaaaaaaatttaacgtataATGCATGCTGATTAAAGGAGAAATtggatgaaataaaaaatataaaagagcacaatcaagttaaatttaatgttgACATATACGTAAGCATAAATTTCATCGGTGGAAAATTTTCGTATTCAGTCTGTGAATACGAGAGTACTCGACGTACGgcgataataaaatttaatatgaaaataaaattattttattagcatataaatgaaaatatgtttattacaaatattttaaataattatgataataataataataattattattgtagatttaaaattcaaaaatttcatttttagataaaatccCAAGCGACGGGAGGCTTTCAAGCATTCATAATTCACTATAGAGATGATCCTGATCAACAAAATCTTATTGATTGGATTCAAGAAGACTGGGTATGTAAATTCTACCATAATCTCTTGATACATTCATCGAAAATTCGTTATAAGCTTTAGAAACTtacttatcaattttattcaaatttttcccgccataatcaattcgaaataaataaagtttcaaTTATGGATCTCCGGAAATAAtggtcgtaaaaaaaaagaagaaaatttcttaaaaaatgaactttctAAATCCAATTCGACTTACGAGTAAGAACTCGTACAAAATAACGCGCGGGAAAAATGATCgattatttcaaattcaaattttttacagaaaaacaATCACTAGCACTGCAGAGTAGAGTTTCGAAGCCATAAGATAAATGATTGCTTATTCAAATACGAGATTTCGAATCCAAgttcaactttttaatttcgaaatttaaaaaattttcccggtcGAAATTAGTCCGCAAAACTAAACCATATCAAAAACGTATAGTATAAAATTGGAAATGATATAATATACAAGCGAGtataatgtaatataataatataataatgagaAGAGTAAAAAGGCATAACTGGAGCTGGTGGAACTTGGGATTCGATTGGTGCAATCAATAGCTGTCCGCAGAATCTCGGTCCAGGAAATTTGAATAGCAACCAAGAGAAAGCCATTGATGTTGTGTTATCAGTTTGGTACCATGTATATCATCTTTCTCGACAGTATACTATTGCTCTACTCTCTCGCTCTCTCAGGTTCATTGTCTTCCTTGCTCTTTGCAGCATACAACCACGTTTGAACCCCATTAATGGAATGCTTCCGTACCAGTTATTCCAAGAGAGATTATGcacatttaattgaaataaattctctttctaacacatatataaatttaaatatatacatatatatcagaCACTTAGCAACTCAATTATTcttaacaaaaaatgaattccaatttcataaatatatattttaattataatagttaacGAGATTTTGTACAAGTACCtgatgctttttttttttttaaatatcaaatttgcatacaaaaaaaataattttttgttttgcgTTCTAGCATTTTTATCAGagatattgatattaaatttttttgagaaatataataaaaaatatttgttccacaaaggagataaaaaaaataaaatagatttgttataaaattggAAACAAAGCCTTTTGTTATcgatattgttatttttaaaaatggaaaaaaatatggagGAAGGAAACCTAATAGCGGGAAGTcggtgataataaaaaataaaataatatttttagcttcAATGCTGCGGTATCGAAGGACCAAAGGACTGGGATCGCAACAACTATTTCAACTGTTCCTCGAGTGAGATTGGTTCGAGTGAAGCCTGCGGCGTGCCTTTTAGTTGTTGTAAGCGGGAGGCCAACGTGAGAAGTGTAAACTATAATTTGATTACTATGCCACTCGTCAAATACTCATTCATGTCCTCCTTTTCAATCGTCATTCTCGCTACTTGCACTCCCAACCCTGCTCACTATTTCCACTCACGCACGACAACTGATACTTGTTATACATGTTTCATTTGCTGCGCTATCATCAATTTGAATCGATTTACAATGATTTAGTGCCAttcaatttacattaaatcattctgcattataattatagattcaacaccaattcaattcaataataCATGCTCTTTTAGTTTCatcaatttattcattaacgtcattgatttatttagatttttcatttcaggaaattactaaaaataaacagtGTGGATATAACGTGAGAAAACCAGGAAATGtgagtataattttaataaatttaaattcatcaaagaaacgttttattttttagtaacatGTCCATCTTGTACgactttgaaaatattaaaaataaatatgacttgTTGGTACTCGTTTCAAAGGAAATCTTGTGCATTAAACAAATATCaactcaaaaattcaaaaaaaaaaaaaggttaaataccatttaaaaaatctgcCCACCTTATacgacttaaaaaatattaaaaataaatatggcttgtgggtactcgATTTAACGGAAATTTTCTTCTCTATACGAATACCATCAAAGAATTTTAcgtttgtgaaaaaataaactaacacctttcttaaagaaaaatttaaaaaatcactaaactaagaataaaaatttaaatatcacaaGAAAACACTAGAGCGACTCCTCTGTAACAGAGTGTACTACTAATTCTTATTCTCATTCTTATTCTAATTACATTCTATCCTGAAACTAAAACTCGCTGTTTGTCTCAAAAGATTTCGGGTTCTATAATTGCTTGGTACGTGATGTAAAGTGCGATAAGACAAGTTAAATGGCGAGTTTCACGACCCAGGTGATTAAAACGTCTACCACCCGAGTAAACGAttgtgattaattaataatatacttaattaaataataaaataccgTTTTTATTCCTCTTGCTCTTAAATGCCTCGTcaacatttttctttaaataaaatcgcgAATAAAAGACATAATTACGATAAGCTGAGGAAAATATCAAAAGAAGATtatgaaaaatctttaaaagTATTTAGCGTCTACTTAAAGTTATATCTGGTTATTTGGTTGGAAATGCAGCCTGGAGAGAGAAGTATATTTGAGCGAGGTTGCTTGAGGGCAGGCGAAGAGTGGCTAGAACTGAACCTCGTACCCGTTGCCGGCACTATCGTGAGCACTATGGTGCTTCAGGTATTTTATACACCTACCTAGTCTAGATCCTCTAAAGAAATTGTTGATTGTActtgtaaattcaaatataactTGTATTGCTATGATATTACagtacaacttttttttttattcattattgaaAAAGTTGGCATGAGCTTTCtttgttatttacttttttactacACGttggaaacattttttttttgtatttcatgtacctagatttttttatctctaccATTAgtgcatttttataaataataataataataataataataatttaaaatttttctacacggagagaaatatacggtaacaattacaatatactATGAGAATAATTCTCACAACGtatggtttttttgaaatatcaataataaaaatggcaCCCATACAAATTATGGTAAATATTCCTATCTATATGGGTTTCATTCCTAAACGATATTAGAATAATTCCTATgttattatggtaataattatcaggataaaatggtaataattaccgtTAATTATCACAATAACACGGTATTAGTTACCgtgatagtaataattaccgaGATAGTACGGTAtcaattactattattgtacGGTAATAACTACCAGTATtgtatggtaataattaccataatattttgaaattcctcatattatggtaataattatcgTGATAGTGTGTCTTCATATTATTGTAATGAATACCATGTTAGTATGGTAATAAATAGCGTGATAGTACGGTAATAACTACCATTATTGtgtggtaataattaccataatattttgaaactgcacatattatggtaatatttaccataGTAATATGGTATGAATTCACGa includes:
- the LOC103570783 gene encoding tetraspanin-5 isoform X1, producing MPARKYRRDTSEVSCCLKYVIFGFNVLFWWLGLGIMAVGVWAWKEKDTFSNLSRLTNIALDPAFILILVGTVTSVIGFTGCVGALRENTCLLATYAIFLGTLLLVEMTIGVLGFIFKDWIKSQATGGFQAFIIHYRDDPDQQNLIDWIQEDWLQCCGIEGPKDWDRNNYFNCSSSEIGSSEACGVPFSCCKREANVRSEITKNKQCGYNVRKPGNTSDVSIFEKGCIQAGEEWMEKNLLVIATSAIITAFAQILGICFAQNLRADIFAQKAKWH
- the LOC103570783 gene encoding tetraspanin-17 isoform X2; this translates as MPARKYRRDTSEVSCCLKYVIFGFNVLFWWLGLGIMAVGVWAWKEKDTFSNLSRLTNIALDPAFILILVGTVTSVIGFTGCVGALRENTCLLATYAIFLGTLLLVEMTIGVLGFIFKDWIKSQATGGFQAFIIHYRDDPDQQNLIDWIQEDWLQCCGIEGPKDWDRNNYFNCSSSEIGSSEACGVPFSCCKREANEITKNKQCGYNVRKPGNPGERSIFERGCLRAGEEWLELNLVPVAGTIVSTMVLQTSDVSIFEKGCIQAGEEWMEKNLLVIATSAIITAFAQILGICFAQNLRADIFAQKAKWH